The proteins below come from a single Malus domestica chromosome 03, GDT2T_hap1 genomic window:
- the LOC103429258 gene encoding mitogen-activated protein kinase kinase kinase 18-like → MEHWTRGPTVGRGSTATVSLAASSDGERFAVKSAELSSSALLQKEQCFLSKLGSPHIVKYLGYNVSIENNKPMYNLCMEYVPGGTLFDAIRRRGGRLEEAVIQLYTHQIVQGLEYLHVNKLVHCDIKSQNILVTGETAKIADLGCAKLVQGVEACTTISGTPVFMAPEVARGEEQGFEADIWALGCTIIEMATGGGPWPEINDPVSALYRIGFSGELPEIPSQLSSKGKDFLSKCLMKDPRERWTAKQLLDHPFLEQHLGSKFNTEQVMGSPISVLDQGLWDSFEASESPMELLSVEGVCLNSPTERIKKLIGFSTFSNVPNWEFDENWCTVRSNIDEEIENFVVSNNNVVSDEEVFAANSSTVASIVLEEIESIHCDEDLDFEFMISNSATEVSFVSNNLEIESDHPNFDFIHSHCFASILF, encoded by the coding sequence ATGGAGCACTGGACCCGAGGACCGACCGTCGGCCGCGGCTCCACCGCCACAGTCTCCCTCGCCGCCAGCTCCGATGGCGAACGATTCGCGGTAAAGTCAGCCGAGCTCTCCAGCTCGGCTCTTTTGCAGAAGGAGCAATGTTTTTTGTCCAAGCTTGGTTCCCCCCATATAGTCAAGTACTTGGGCTATAATGTCAGCATTGAAAACAACAAGCCTATGTACAATCTCTGCATGGAGTACGTACCCGGCGGTACGCTTTTCGACGCGATTAGGAGGCGGGGAGGCCGGCTAGAGGAGGCCGTCATTCAATTGTACACGCACCAGATTGTGCAAGGATTGGAGTATTTGCATGTCAATAAATTGGTACACTGTGACATCAAGAGCCAAAACATTTTGGTGACCGGAGAGACCGCCAAAATTGCCGATTTGGGTTGCGCTAAATTGGTACAAGGGGTTGAGGCATGTACTACTATTTCGGGTACGCCGGTGTTTATGGCGCCGGAGGTTGCCCGTGGCGAAGAGCAGGGGTTTGAGGCTGACATATGGGCTCTTGGGTGCACGATTATTGAAATGGCAACCGGTGGCGGGCCTTGGCCGGAGATTAATGATCCGGTTTCAGCTCTCTACAGAATTGGATTCTCCGGCGAGCTGCCGGAGATTCCAAGCCAGCTTTCGAGCAAGGGTAAGGATTTCTTAAGCAAGTGTTTGATGAAGGATCCAAGAGAGAGGTGGACAGCTAAGCAGCTCCTTGATCATCCATTTCTTGAACAGCATTTGGGGTCCAAGTTTAATACAGAGCAAGTAATGGGGTCTCCAATTAGTGTGTTGGATCAAGGCCTTTGGGATTCTTTTGAAGCGTCTGAAAGTCCAATGGAATTGCTATCTGTTGAAGGTGTTTGTTTGAATTCCCCAACAGAAAGGATCAAGAAACTGATTGGATTTTCGACATTTTCGAATGTACCCAACTGGGAATTTGATGAAAATTGGTGCACTGTTAGAAGCAACATCGATGAAGAAATCGAAAACTTTGTGGTTTCAAACAACAATGTTGTCTCAGATGAAGAAGTGTTTGCTGCAAATTCTTCAACTGTGGCTTCAATTGTTCTTGAAGAGATTGAGAGTATACACTGTGATGAGGATTTAGATTTTGAATTTATGATTAGTAACAGTGCGACAGAAGTTTCTTTTGTATCAAACAATCTTGAAATTGAATcagatcatccaaattttgattttattcaCTCCCATTGTTTTGCGtctattttgttttag
- the LOC103443257 gene encoding uncharacterized protein yields the protein MILILFTLVLAEMALILSLLFRTPLRKLVIVGLDRSKQGRGPLVAKSVGGTILVFFSSTIYSVFSVQKRLSEAGFVNPTDEVLMAHRLLEASLIGFSLFLAMIIDRLHYYIKELHLLRERVEEVKNLKKDYEHKKSTDPAEVKKATQRIS from the exons ATGATTCTAATTTTGTTTACACTTGTGTTGGCTGAAATGGCATTGATTTTGAGCCTTCTGTTTAGAACCCCTCTGAGGAAGTTGGTGATCGTGGGGTTAGATCGATCGAAGCAAGGACGGGGGCCATTGGTGGCGAAGAGCGTGGGAGGAACCATTCTCGTCTTCTTTAGCTCCACCATATATAGTGTATTCAGTGTGCAAAAACGTTTATCAGAGGCAGGCTTTGTCAATCCGACAGACGAGGTTCTTATGGCACATCGTCTCCTGGAAGCATCTCTCATAG GGTTTTCCCTATTCCTGGCAATGATTATAGATAGACTACACTACTATATCAAAGAGCTCCATCTGCTACGAGAACGCGTCGAAGAAGTGAAGAATCTGAAAAAGGATTATGAGCACAAGAAATCTACTGATCCTGCAGAAGTGAAGAAGGCAACACAAAGGATCAGCTAA